Proteins encoded by one window of Cryptococcus gattii WM276 chromosome K, complete sequence:
- a CDS encoding uncharacterized protein (Similar to TIGR gene model, INSD accession AAW46402.1), whose translation MSSRTLAIRFNHLWPLAHRPSPRTFIPALRPFSTSLAVLNADSREDKGERLQASHPTKHKPRSVSSGKPVAELTKEDEKKRSGAPQLFTLRERTIIVTGGGRGLGLTVAQALLESGSNVVCLDLLPEPSQPQWDNAAKYAKQHGLNLEYIDLDVTNQDQVKQVFKQVFESAPSGAPVRGLFTSAGIQIMMPATSYDTAKFRKVIDVDLTGTFLCAQAFAHEWFERHPNIDGAAGMKGASIAMTGSMSGHVANLGIECAAYNASKAGVIQLAKNLALEWSRKGIRVNIRTALTAAQLDEKPELKDIWLKGSLLGRLSTPDEFRGPVVFLLSDASSYMTGADLLIDGGHCAT comes from the exons ATGTCATCTCGTACGCTTGCAATCCGCTTCAACCACCTTTGGCCACTTGCTCATCGCCCAAGCCCACGCACTTTTATCCCAGCCCTCCGACCCTTCTCTACGTCTCTTGCGGTACTCAACGCCGACTCTCGCGAGGACAAAGGGGAAAGGCTTCAAGCATCCCATCCGACAAAACATAAACCCCGTTCAGTATCCTCTGGCAAGCCGGTAGCAGAGCTTAccaaggaagatgagaagaaACGGTCAGGT GCGCCTCAGCTGTTTACCCTCCGCGAACGTACGATCATCGTCACCGGCGGCGGTCGCGGTCTCGGTCTTACCGTCGCCCAAGCGCTCCTCGAATCAGGCTCCAACGTCGTCTGTCTCGACCTCTTACCCGAACCGTCCCAGCCGCAGTGGGATAATGCCGCGAAATACGCAAAGCAGCATGGTTTAAATCTCGAGTATATTGATTTGGATGTGACGAATCAGGATCAAGTGAAACAGGTTTTCAAGCAAGTATTCGAGTCTGCCCCGTCTGGCGCTCCCGTACGAGGTCTCTTCACATCGGCAGGAATTCAGATCATGATGCCTGCAACATCGTACGATACCGCCAAGTTTCGCAAAGTCATCGATGTAGATCTAACAGGCACGTTCCTCTGCGCTCAAGCGTTTGCGCATGAATGGTTTGAACGGCATCCGAATATTGATGGGGCAGCAGGCATGAAGGGAGCGAGTATAGCAATGACGGGGAGTATGAGTGGACATGTGGCCAATTTGGGGATAGAGTGTGCGGCGTATAATGCGAGTAAAGCGGGGGTTATACAGCTGGCAAAGAATTTGGCGCTCGAGTGGAGTAGGAAGGGTATTCGAGTGAAT ATCCGAACAGCACTAACAGCCGCCCAACTTGACGAAAAGCCCGAACTCAAGGATATTTGGCTTAAAGGATCTTTACTCGGTCGACTCTCTACCCCTGATGAATTCCGAG GACCGGTCGTGTTCCTACTGTCTGACGCAAGTTCCTACATGACAGGTGCGGACCTCTTGATAGATGGGGGACATTGTGCGACATGA
- a CDS encoding Hypothetical protein (Similar to TIGR gene model, INSD accession AAW46399.1; CNK03310) produces the protein MRSPSRRAMVYASLMTHISSLAATGIEPGHMSLISRQLDSSTIPAACQPTCQSAMSIYSDCTSGDTSGCRQVCQQSTFNEFIDCLDCTSEQLAMTTSEQSMLKSAVEQLKNVCGQTGSSVTGTLAGVSVTTEPVTSGSSAASATSAISDILNFTSAASGITIGSPTGAATNAATSSAVAQANAAYPVMDGKLVGPGVAALAFIAGALFVL, from the exons ATGCGCAGT CCGTCTCGCCGCGCCATGGTCTACGCATCATTAATGACGCATATCTCTTCTTTAGCTGCCACAGGCATTGAACCCGGTCACATGTCTCTCATCTCTCGTCAACTCGACTCATCCACCATTCCTGCCGCATGCCAGCCTACTTGCCAATCTGCCATGTCCATCTACAGCGACTGCACTAGCGGCGACACCAGCGGCTGTAGACAAGTCTGCCAGCAGAGCACCTTTAACGAGTTTATCGATTGCCTTGATTGTACGAGCGAACAGCTTGCGATGACTACGTCCGAGCAGAGCATGTTGAAGAGCGCTGTTGAGCAGTTGAAGAATGTTTGTGGACAGACTGGATCGAGCGTGACTGGTACTCTTGC AGGCGTATCTGTCACTACTGAACCCGTGACTTCTGGCTCTTCCGCCGCTAGCGCCACATCTGCTATCTCTGACATTCTCAATTTCACCTCTGCCGCTTCTGGTATCACTATTGGCAGTCCC ACGGGAGCTGCTACCAATGCTGCCACTTCAAGTGCCGTGGCCCAGGCCAATGCCGCTTATCCCGTGATGGACGGTAAACTTGTTGGACCGGGTGTTGCTGCCCTTGCTTTCATTGCTGGGGCGCTGTTCGTCCTTTAG
- a CDS encoding Inositol-polyphosphate 5-phosphatase, putative (Similar to TIGR gene model, INSD accession AAW46403.1), with amino-acid sequence MRGSIYATLTPTTPPPETPSVASPIPTSKSPKHEVNTTTSKQAEDPQPNPYLPTFSRTSFLRSRLFSSLSSWSSSLPIKIRTVSYNVNDKVPPKGTLELKGLVGGDDEETSDLIVVGLQEADLRSQALLISQGNSRADSWEVALFAGLGDKAGEYEKLAMTQYVGVVMIILVRKTLRPYISRVESSERGIGLLGFGGNKAGVAVRLKVHDTTLCFVNCHMAAFTSALDRRRQDYQILRSGLTFPRPLSSASLTSAPLSSSSTASISIPPISSASSASSGTLASGIGTGIGTAAGAGAGAGTMSTGGTREEKTKSEGEGETINPVFEEFWPEVKDKLLTLEDCHLLIWMGDLNFRVDLPDGEVRKLVENKDWAGMLIRDQLKNDIKEGKSFVGFEEAEITFPPTFKYVHGSSTLDTKRSPAYTDRILYSFPCPTSTSPTPLSPCVPVSINKEKYTSHEELKWSDHRPVSCVFEVGVRKVDVEKRREGSRRAQKELDRLEEVWRPSLEIKVLPESRDANADAHAEEKEEVQEEDEGGIHFGKVRCREKKERRVRLRNGGKVPVSWNFRQAGIGRDICKPFLWPFPSSGTVEPDGEMVLTIVLDVNEEWAAKLSLGEEDGNDVLVLQVEGGKDTFITVQFSFLPSIISLPLTFLSALPSPIRDLSLSERKSLFRSLLETAEKQPAANNENENDNKVAISIPTPFKPVKEIWTLLEYLMANPPSLSTWCRPSLYTCSFSSSASSAGIQTIMEHLNTLPSTTPLPPDVPHLIPPTLIYLLSSIPGGLLPESVQEQIEQKGVEDRDAAFGVLEGVKMVNTNTLIGMISVVRLCLGDGMGAQQGGAKIEEDANGREHVVEGGRKVDEPNPNASISKGDTFNVAIPSTPESSTKVSRNSANLSPSHSNAENNANLESVLEPRDDTANLEPEGGALFELGDDEDDDDEGEVKEDAEDEEVVNDGDENKEERDSVPEIEKESKDASDAVKKDAEEEKNDAEEKKKDVKTKDEPTTSFDGASIPITEPKAEPALLQPAAELTPSKPRPKTKRAKSLAEEFLGEASLIENDVSIDDTDSRTSGKVKIGDVTMDKDEKVDGKTLETPKAPSRLPAGTGVDVLCPAVFGRVHVSAVGKERRRKFIKLLLEG; translated from the exons ATGCGTGGATCGATCT ATGCTACTCTTACGCCAACTACACCTCCCCCCGAGACCCCATCCGTCGCTTCTCCCATTCCCACCTCCAAATCTCCCAAACACGAAGTAAacaccaccaccagcaAACAAGCCGAAGACCCCCAACCCAACCCCTACCTCCCCACATTCTCCCGCACATCCTTCCTCCGCTCCCgtctcttctcttccctctcttcctGGTCATCCTCGCTCCCCATCAAGATCAGGACAGTGAGCTACAACGTGAATGACAAAGTCCCGCCCAAGGGTACATTGGAGCTAAAGGGGTTAGTTGGGGGTGACGATGAGGAGACGAGTGATCTGATTGTTGTCGGGTTACAAGAAGCTG ATTTGAGAAGTCAAGCACTATTAATATCCCAAGGAAATAGCAGAGCAGATAGCTGGGAAGTAGCTCTCTTTGCCGGACTTGGTGATAAAGCTGGCGAATACGAAAAG TTGGCAATGACCCAATACGTCGGAGTGGTGATGATCATACTCGTCCGCAAGACATTGAGACCCTACATATCGAGGGTGGAGAGCAGTGAGCGGGGGATAGGCCTTTTAGGGTTCGGTGGGAATAAAGCC GGTGTAGCGGTAAGGTTGAAAGTCCATGATACGACATTGTGTTTCGTCAACTGCC ACATGGCAGCATTCACATCCGCCCTCGATCGTCGTCGACAAGACTACCAAATCCTCCGTTCGGGCCTCACCTTTCCTCGACCATTGTCCAGTGCTTCCCTCACCTCTGCACCGCTATCAAGCTCTTCAACTGCCTCTATCTCTATCCCTCCCATCTCTTCAGCATCTTCCGCATCTTCTGGTACCCTTGCTTCAGGTATCGGAACCGGAATCGGAACTGCAGCCGGAGCCGGAGCCGGAGCCGGAACCATGTCTACAGGCGGAACTAGGGAGGAGAAGACCAAGTcagagggagaaggagaaacGATCAACCCCGTATTCGAAGAATTTTGGCCAGAAGTCAAGGACAAACTGTTAACACTCGAGGACTGCCATCTACTC ATTTGGATGGGCGACCTCAACTTTCGAGTGGACCTCCCTGATGGGGAAGTACGGAAATTGGTGGAGAACAAGGATTGGGCTGGGATGCTTATTCGGGATCAG TTGAAGAATGATATTAAAGAAGGCAAATCATTCGTTGGGTTCGAAGAAGCTGAGATTACTTTCCCGCC TACATTCAAATACGTCCACGGATCCAGCACCCTCGACACCAAACGTTCCCCCGCATACACCGATCGTATCCTCTACTCTTTCCCTTGCCCCACTTCCACCTCGCCCACCCCTCTATCACCCTGTGTGCCCGTCTCCATCAACAAGGAAAAATATACATCACACGAAGAACTCAAATGGTCTGACCACCGGCCTGTGAGCTGTGTTTTTGAAGTAGGTGTGAGGAAAGTGGatgtggagaagaggagggaaggaTCAAGGCGGGCGCAAAAGGAGTTGGATAGGCTTGAAGAAGTTTGGAGGCCGAGTTTGGAGATCAAGGTTCTTCCAGAATCACGGGACGCGAACGCGGACGCACACGcggaggagaaggaagaggtgcaggaggaagatgagggaGGGATACATTTTGGAAAAGTGAGGTGcagggaaaagaaggaacGAAGGGTGAGATTGAGGAATGGGGGAAAAGTACCAGTCAGCTGGAATTTCAGACAGGCAGGTATTGGGAGAGATATAT GTAAACCTTTCCTCTGGCCATTCCCTTCTTCCGGCACGGTGGAACCTGATGGGGAGATGGTACTGACCATCGTCTTGGATGTGAATGAGGAGTGGGCTGCCAAGTTGAGCTtgggagaggaagatgggaaCGATGTTCTCGTTTTGCAAGTAGAAGGGGGCAAGGATACC TTTATTACTGTCCAATTcagcttccttccctcAATCATCTCTCTCCCCCTCACATTCCTCTCGGcgcttccttctcccatTCGCGACTTGTCTCTATCCGAACGCAAATCACTTTTCCGTTCATTGCTCGAAACCGCTGAGAAACAGCCAGCAGCCAACAACGAAAACGAAAACGACAACAAAGTGGCCATCTCAATCCCTACCCCATTCAAACCCGTCAAAGAGATTTGGACATTGCTCGAATACCTCATGGCAAATCCACCTTCCCTTTCTACCTGGTGCCGCCCCTCTCTTTACACTTGCtcattttcttcttctgcttcttccgCTGGTATCCAGACAATCATGGAGCACCTCAACACCCTACCCTCCACCacccctcttccccctGATGTACCGCACCTCATCCCACCAACGCTGATCTACTTGCTTTCATCTATCCCTGGAGGTCTCTTGCCAGAAAGCGTGCAGGAACAGATTGAACAAAAAGGTGTAGAAGATAGGGATGCAGCGTTTGGAGTGTTGGAAGGGGTGAAGATGGTGAACACGAATACGTTGATCGGGATGATAAGCGTTGTAAGACTCTGTCTGGGAGATGGGATGGGAGCGCAGCAAGGAGGTGCGAAGATTGAAGAGGATGCGAACGGTAGGGAGCATGTTGTTGAAGGAGGGCGAAAAGTCGACGAGCCCAACCCAAACGCTAGCATTTCCAAAGGCGACACTTTTAATGTTGCCATCCCATCCACGCCTGAGTCCAGCACAAAAGTCTCTAGAAATTCCGCCAACCTTTCCCCATCCCACTCCAATGCAGAAAATAATGCAAATCTCGAGTCTGTGCTAGAACCAAGGGACGATACTGCCAATCTCGAGCCAGAGGGTGGAGCTCTGTTTGAGTTGGGcgatgatgaagatgacgatgatgaaggGGAGGTAAAGGAAGACGcagaggacgaagaggTCGTGAACGATGGAGATGAAAacaaggaggagagagacAGTGTACCGGAAATAGAAAAAGAAAGCAAGGATGCTTCAGATGCGGTCAAGAAAGATGCCGAGGAGGAGAAAAATGACGcggaggagaagaaaaaggatgTGAAAACCAAGGATGAACCAACGACCTCATTCGATGGCGCATCTATTCCCATTACCGAACCAAAGGCTGAACCCGCTCTTCTCCAACCTGCCGCCGAGCTCACTCCTTCCAAACCCAGGCCCAAGACGAAACGAGCCAAATCCCTTGCTGAAGAGTTTCTTGGCGAGGCATCGCTGATTGAGAATGACGTCAGTATTGATGATACTGATTCAAGGACCAGTGGAAAAGTGAAGATTGGGGATGTGACAATGGACAAGGATGAAAAAGTAGATGGAAAAACTTTGGAGACTCCGAAAGCGCCGAGTCGTTTGCCTGCTGGTACAGGCG TGGACGTACTCTGCCCTGCCGTGTTTGGTCGCGTACACGTTTCTGCCGTCGGTaaggaaaggagaaggaagtTTATCAAGCTTTTGCTCGAAGGATAG
- a CDS encoding Vacuolar ATP synthase 16 kDa proteolipid subunit, putative (Similar to TIGR gene model, INSD accession AAW46401.1), translating into MSTVAELCPVYAPFFGAMGCTSAIVFTCIGAAYGTAKSGVGISAMAVLRPDLMMKCAIPVVMAGIIGIYGLVVSVLISGNLASPMPLYTGFIQLGAGLSVGLAGLAAGFAIGIVGDAGVRGTAQQPRLFVGMILILIFAEVLGLYGLIVALILNTNSAVDYTCSIAA; encoded by the exons ATGTCCACCGTCGCAGAGCTTTGTCCCGTCTACGCACCCTTCTTTGGCGCCATGGGCTGCACCTCCGCCATCGTATTCACCTGTATCGGCGCAGC CTACGGCACTGCCAAGTCGGGTGTCGGAATCTCCGCCATGGCCGTCCTCCGACCTGATCTCATGATGAAGTGTGCCATCCCTGTCGTTATGGCCGGTATCATCGGTATC TACGGTCTCGTCGTCTCTGTTCTCATTTCTGGTAACC TTGCCTCTCCCATGCCCCTCTACACCGGCTTCATCCAACTCGGTGCCGGTCTCTCTGTCGGTCTCGCCGGTCTCGCCGCCGGTTTTGCCATCGGTATCGTCGGTGATGCCGGTGTCAGGGGTACAGCGCAACAGCCTAGATTGTTTGTCGGCATG ATTCTTATCCTCATTTTCGCCGAAGTCCTTGGTCTTTACGGGCTCATCGTCGCGCTCATCTTGAACACCAACTCTGCCGTTGATTATACC TGTTCTATCGCAGCTTAA
- a CDS encoding Hypothetical Protein (Similar to TIGR gene model, INSD accession AAW46404.1) has translation MSGPVTRIPRGFQHLVNTKPNKFAGQTPSRFPHPTTKFVQPYDRIRKWNIRPGDRVRLVTGKPREKYRNEETAEEGYKVYTVKQVDLARNWVFLEGIHNLKTQIIQDRPYNYDQLSETQKKSYEDQKNFIPILRPVHYSNVQLCLEDKDGPESIYASRLKTSSTHFNPRTQRIDWKRYATRLSGPVSAENDKPVRINWPKPEKEFVFPSPDSMLDTPNSVTIQPTLNLSPLAPLTSTPLVDIFPQHINSPPPASQGLADEYLRPHSERNTEEIIAADTLMPLYLSEELAPRWAKGKMWKAYRARREAAEMEKKMVGKQAVEEWEAQGRDRDLKAVVDLEAVGLEGVFVRGRTRAEVREAAEREYEAANAEVQAEVAHHVREGRLYDSELGLWYNGPKGEKKEKKRERKERKARKVLEKMERLAL, from the exons ATGTCTGGCCCCGTCACCCGTATCCCCAGGGGTTTCCAGCACCTCGTCAACACCAAGCCCAACAAGTTTGCAGGCCAGACACCCTCCCGTTTCCCCCATCCTACCACCAAGTTCGTCCAGCCTTACGACCGTATTCGCAAATGGAACATCCGACCGGGCGACCGTGTCCGACTCGTAACGGGCAAGCCCAGGGAGAAGTATAGGAACGAGGAGACAGCAGAGGAAGGGTACAAGGTGTATACTGTCAAGCAGGTCGATCTGGCGAGGAACTGGGTGTTCTTGGAGGGTATCCAT AATCTCAAAACTCAGATTATCCAAGACCGGCCATACAACTACGATCAACTTTCCGAGACCCAAAAGAAATCATACGAAGATCAAAAGAACTTTATCCCTATCCTCCGCCCTGTGCACTACTCCAACGTCCAGCTGTGCCTCGAAGACAAGGACGGTCCCGAGTCCATCTATGCCTCTCGACTGAAAACATCTTCTACTCACTTTAACCCCAGGACGCAGAGGATTGATTGGAAGCGATATGCTACCAGACTTTCGGGACCGGTGTCTGCTGAAAACGACAAGCCTGTTAGGATAAACTGGCCAAAGCCTGAAAAGGAATTCGTCTTCCCTTCTC CCGACTCAATGCTCGACACCCCCAACAGCGTCACCATCCAACCGACTCTCAACCTCTCCCCGCTCGCACCCCTCACTTCCACCCCCCTCGTCGACATTTTCCCTCAACACATCAACTCCCCACCCCCTGCATCCCAGGGACTCGCAGACGAATACCTCCGCCCGCACTCTGAACGCAACACGGAAGAAATCATCGCGGCCGATACGTTGATGCCGCTCTACCTCTCCGAGGAGCTTGCCCCCAGATGGGCAAAGGGGAAGATGTGGAAGGCGTACAGAGCCCGGCGGGAAGCGGCcgagatggagaagaagatggttGGGAAACAGGCCGTGGAAGAATGGGAAGCCCAAGGAAGGGACCGAGATCTCAAGGCGGTCGTTGACCTCGAAGCGGTGGGTCTGGAAGGTGTTTTCGTCCGGGGCCGAACCCGTGCCGAAGTGAGGGAAGCGGCAGAGAGAGAGTATGAAGCGGCCAATGCAGAGGTTCAGGCGGAGGTGGCGCACCATGTGAGAGAAGGGAGGTTGTATGATTCCGAGTTGGGGTTGTGGTACAATGGACCCAagggggagaagaaggagaagaagagggagaggaaggagaggaaagCGAGAAAGGttttggagaagatggagaggtTGGCTCTTTAG
- a CDS encoding Prephenate dehydrogenase, putative (Similar to TIGR gene model, INSD accession AAW46400.1) — protein MSHEQSQPVVGIIGMGDMGRMYAKRLHAGGIKTIYVCDKPDSFEALKQEFRDTGIHVLPNGHAVSRLSTFIIYSVEAAALPAVVKEYGPSTRVGAVVAGQTSVKAPEKEAFEKWLPEDVGITSVHSLHGPSVTTEGQPLIIIHHRGPEENVKMVENVFRSFKSRYVYLSYEEHDEVTANTQAVTHAAFLSMGTAWQKSSSYPWETTRYVSGIEVIKVNITLRIYSAKWHVYAGLAMLNPSAKSQIQQYASSATELFKLMVEGRGEELEDRIWRAREEVFGWRRGEEAGEGDKARAPILLGEDVLDQFSLGKKTTEMQSKESPNSHLSLLAMVDCWAKLGIRPYEHLDVAGTPVFMLWIGVAEYLFRSPALLSAALGAALSDRVHRPDDVEFVVAARGWSECVDVGNFGWYKRRFEETSNFFAPRFEEATKLGGKMIKAIQDGVKDR, from the exons ATGTCACACGAACAATCTCAGCCGGTGGTAGGTATCATCGGTATGGGTGAT ATGGGACGAATGTATGCAAAGCGTTTACACGCGGGCGGTATCAAGAC TATTTACGTATGCGACAAACCCGACTCTTTCGAGGCACTTAAACAAGAATTCAGAGATACGGGCATCCACGTCCTCCCAAACGGCCACGCTGTTTCTCGTCTTTCCACATTCATCATTTATTCCGTCGAAGCTGCTGCCTTGCCGGCTGTCGTGAAAGAGTACGGACCGTCAACGCGGGTGGGCGCGGTTGTAGCTGGGCAGACGAGTGTGAAAGCGCCGGAGAAGGAGGCGTTTGAGAAGTGGTTACCGGAAGATGTGGGGATTACGAGTGTGCATAGTTTGCATGGACCGAGTGTGACAACTGAGGGGCAGCCACTT ATTATCATACATCATAGAGGTCCGGAAGAGAATGTCAAGATGGTAGAAAATGTGTTTAGGTCATTTAAGAGTCGATATGTTTATCTGAGCTATGAGGAGCATGATGAAGTGACTGCCAACACTCAGGCTGTGACGCATGCTGCTTTCCTGAG TATGGGTACAGCATGGCAGAAATCTTCATCGTACCCATGGGAAACGACGCGCTACGTCTCTGGTATTGAAGTGATCAAAGTCAACATTACGCTTCGTATCTATTCTGCGAAATGGCACGTCTACGCGGGACTTGCCATGTTGAACCCGTCGGCGAAATCCCAGATCCAGCAGTACGCAAGCTCGGCGACCGAGTTGTTCAAGCTGATGGTCGAAGGCCGGGGGGAGGAGTTGGAAGACCGGATATGGCGCGCGAGGGAAGAAGTGTTTGGATGGCGAAGAGGGGAGGAAGCTGGTGAAGGCGACAAGGCCCGTGCGCCGATATTGTTGGGTGAGGATGTGCTGGATCAGTTTTCGTtggggaagaagacgacGGAGATGCAGTCGAAAGAGAGTCCGAATAGTCATTTGAGTCTTTTGGCGATGGTGGATTGTTGGGCAAAGTTGGGCATACGGCCGTATGAGCATTTGGATGTAGCTGGTACGCCAGTGTTTATGCTTTGGATTG GGGTCGCCGAGTACCTTTTCCGCTCGCCAGCACTCCTTTCTGCCGCTCTTGGCGCCGCTCTGTCCGACCGGGTCCACCGTCCTGATGACGTCGAGTTTGTCGTCGCAGCAAGGGGATGGAGTGAATGTGTAGATGTTGGGAATTTTGGTTGGTACAAACGGCGATTTGAGGAGACGTCAAATTTTTTTGCGCCGAGGTTTGAGGAGGCGACCAAGTTGGGTGGGAAGATGATAAAGGCGATCCAGGATGGAGTGAAGGATAGATGA